The Triplophysa dalaica isolate WHDGS20190420 chromosome 20, ASM1584641v1, whole genome shotgun sequence genome segment ATTGATGATAGTAATGCGAGAATGTTTGTGAGCGACTGAATGTGTGTAATCTCTCTTCTTGCCCTGAGGGACTGTTTGACCTTTTACCTTCCGTGAAAGTCTATTCATTCCTCTGCGATTCAATGTTTTCTTACACACTGAAGCCAAAAGAAGAGCATTCGGCAGAGACTACCATTATTTGATGTAACACCTTAATGTTGAAAACACGTGTGACTGAAAAATGCATGAACTGACCATTTTTAAGGTCTGTCTTAAAAACATAACTGACCAATACTATCTTGCCAACTATCGTTGTCAAATAGCATTTAGCAGCTTTTGTTCTCGTATACTTGTTTATGGAAAGgttgtgttgatgttttatataatgtttaaaagaacaaatattttgaaataaaaaaattagtaAAGTGAAGTCTTGAAGACAAAACCCTCCAGCAATAACAAAAGGGGTGTGGCTTAAAAGTGGCTAAATTACGCAACCCTTTGTACATGGAGCTCATGCAAAAATATGTCAGAGCCTCATGAATGTCTGGCAACTAACAATGAGTCCTTTCATCTCAAGCAATTTCTAAGTAGGCCTATATGGGAATCAGGATTATTCCAAGAAGCAGCATGGCACACGTTACCCTATGACAGCACTGAATGTTATCTGTGCATCAACCCTGTTGTTTCTCGTATATTTACTCATACTATGACAGCAGTGGATGTCATATCTTAACAGTATGTTATTGTATTCTGCAGTGTTATCTTATTTGTCACGAAACCCAAAACTTGACATAATAACTGGATTAGTGACAGGGGCTACGGGAAAGTTGTCACAGGGGTTTTAGACAAAAGTCCAACtgcacaaatatttgttttctctaGCAGTGTCTATGTATGTTGGTTTTAATCAACTATTTTAATCAacttataatacattttattttaaaatcttttttattacaCTTTCAATTCTGAGTGCTGTGGAGTTGGAATGACATGGAGGTGAGTAAAttgtgaaatcatttttattttgggacataaaatgagtattatttttacatcaggacaggttttataaaatgtattatttactaTTTTAGTATGTTACCTTATCAGTGATTCATCAATTTTgtgtataaaatgttaaaagtcCTCTGTGTAGGCTATAATACATATacttttaatgctttatttgtttatctagTTCTGTATGCTTGTATCACAGTGCTCGGCAACTTTAAAAGAAGTTATATATTGATTACTAATTTGAACTATTTTGATGTCCaagcattaaaatattaaatatttatgtttcatgAAGTTTCTGTATAATACATTAACGTAACCCTgctgtataatatataaaatatttgcaatGCTTTTTATGCTTACTGTTATAACACATCAGCAACTTTGTAAAGAAGTTCAAACAATTTGTTCCTAATGAAGTAAAATTTACATCGTAAACATAACGTTTAAGTGTCCATTATAAATTATTGTGTCAATATTTAGCCGATTTAGCCGATCGGCGGTTTTAAACGCTTTATCAAAACATAGTAGAGCTCTTTGTTTAACTAGCctgttttatcacttttatgcataaAGTGAAAACcacaataaaatcacatttagtttcattctggctttttaaatgttatggtTACGTTGTcgaaaaatctatatttatagACATAATCGATTGTATTGTTTGCCGTTTTTATATTGGGCTGTTAGCAGGCGCTGTATAAACTTCACTTACGTCACGTGATTGTAAAGGTACGTTGAGGTGGGCGTGTCCTCACGACTCTGTCTGCCGCTCACCTGCCCAGGGTCACTCTGAAGTCATTTTTACACACAAGTGCACGAGCAAAACAAACGCATCTATGGCTTCACCTCTGAAAGCAGGCTTTCAAAGACTAGAAATCCAGAAAACTATATGGGATGTTCCAGACCTATACACGTCACTCAAGCCGGTGGGCTCTGGAGCCTATGGGACAGTATGGTGAGTGCGTGCGACTTACTTACGTATTGTATAACGTCAGGCCTATCATCCTTTATAAAATGTGTACAAGTCTTATTTCCAGTGTTCACGTAAAAAATACTGTTCCTCTAGGGTAGTTTAAATATGCAGTAACACCCTGTATTACAAATGTCATGCACTTTTAATGCATTTCTATTCTAATAACCGAATAGTGCATTACTGTTAGTTCAATATGCTTATTTACCAGTTTTGTTATATACTGTAGCATATTTGCTAGGCTATATGCATCTTTTATGGCCTTAAAACTGAGAGCCTTAGGAGGAATAAACAGATGTTGATTCACATACCTTAGGGGTGTGCAAGTTTCAGCAAGTTAACTGATAAGATAGAAATTCCTAAAAAAAAACGCTGAGCTTTCCTACTGTTTCTCCTGTCTGTAATGAGCCATGCCTAATAGACTTTTGTTTGCTATTTCTGGCAAATGTTAATGTATCGGCACATCTGTGCAAAAAAAAGATAACACTGTAGATTGATTTAGTTAGTGATTGTCTTATTTCCTTTATTAATTCTGTATATTGACTTCAGTTCATTAGGTATTCGTATCAAAttgttaaacaataaaaaactgcatgttattttatgttaagtTCATTATTTTATCGTTTGACTTTCATGGTCCAAATATGCGTATGCATAATATACATGAAGGTCATTGATATCTTTTGTGCAGTTCTGCAATAGACCAGAAGACTATGGAAAAAGTTGCCATTAAGAAACTATACAGACCATTCCAGTCTCTGATTCACGCTAAACGTGCCTATAGAGAACTCAGACTGCTGCGGCACATCCAACATGACAATGTAAGTCTCATGGTCCCgagaaaaacataataaagactGTACATTAATATTctatgtttctgttttgtttacattgttaTCACCTGTTATTGCATTCATGGGAGCCCATTATTTATGGACTGTCTACAATTTACACCAAAGCATAAGCATCTCTTTTGTGTCCTGGTTTATGTTAAAGCAGCATAATCCTTCTTTCAATTGAAAGAGATTTGATACCAATAAGCTTTCTCCTCAAACAAGTTTTTGTGCTTAGTAAACAATATGCTTGAGCTCAGACTGCTGTGTGTTTAATATAGACTTagattaaagggaaagttcacccacaaataaaaattctactCACCATAaagttgttccatatctgtataatgtctttgttctgatgaacatagagaaagatatttgtaagaatggtTATAACCCAACAGTTATTTGACCGTTTAATACCGTTATAGGAAAAATTgcattatttctttgttctgttgaacacaaaagaagatatttggaagaatgtaggaaagcacaCAGTTCTGCATCCCTTTTTGACCACCATTGGAatttttcctatggtagtcaatggggtccaagaactgtttgttttgcattcttccaaatatatttttctgtgttcaaccaaacaaagaaatgtatacaggtttggaacgactaGAGTAATtcagtgagtaattcatgacagaattttcatttttatctgaACTACCAGAATAATTTATTCAATATCATTTATCTGTTCAAAGCCCTAACCAGTTCAGTGATACAAATATTTCACTATGCATATATATGTCTTCTTCATTCTGTAGGTGATCTGCCTTCTCAATGTCTTCACCCCTGATTCCTCGCCGGAGAAATTTGACACTTTGTGAGTGTCAATATGAGCAAAATACATTCCTGTGCAAAAACCAAGCACGTCATGACAGGCGGAGAGCTGCAATGAAAGCATGCATATTATGTATAGATTTAGCATTTGAGAATGATTTCAATCTTTCACCTGGTCTAACtcaatattaaacaaattgtgaatatattttcacaaaatgttcttcaGGTTGATTTTATGTAGGGAAAAAAGACTTTAGATGGGCCATTTAGCTTCAGATGGCTGGAATCATCTTACTTCAGAGTAAATAAATGTACTTGGagtgtcaaacgattaatttcacccagaataaaagtgtaaataatatatgtctgtgtagcCTACTGTGCAAactaattttgtatttataaactcacacacacacatatatattatttacatgtatttacttatatttatcaataatttaaataatatataaatgtttatgttatataaatgtgtttttaaatacacaataaagatGCTCAGTAGGCTGCAAAGACATgcagtatattatgtaaatacaaacttttattttagatgtgattaatcatttgacagcccttaaATCTGCACAATCTAGTTTAGGACTAACCCccaatttgtaatatttgtacacAGCTATATGGTCATGCCATTTGTAGCTCGGGATCTTGGTCATATCATGAAGAGGAAACAGTTAACCAGTAAAGTCATCACATACCTGTTCTATCAGATTCTCAGAGGACTCAAGGTCTGTTGTCTTGTTCCTCAAAGCTCTTAATTTCTCTCTGATAATAATGAtacaaaattttgttttgttcattcaaaCACTCATTGTAATGTATTTGTCTGAAGAGATAAGCATTTCTGACAACCTGTGATGATCAAACCGAAGCTAATATTGAGGATACTGaatgaatatattaaataactGAAACTTTTCTTCTCAGTATATCCATTCAGCTGGGATCATTCATCGGGTGAGTAAGTCTTAAAGTAACCGCTACTGTAAATGTACCGAACATTTAAAGGTGTCTGTATTAGCCATAACCAGATACGTGCcggtatttaaaaatatgataaaatgaaaaaaatgcattgtactAATATTAGTACAATAAATTATTAAGTACTTTTTAtctaaattgtttaaaaaggtTGAATTAACTTAGAAAGCCAATTTCATATATGACCcaatatttatacaatttttaaGTTGTTGCACTAAACATGTTGTTTGTAACAAAATGTGATAACATTATAAATTCCGTAATTATCATAATTTGCAAATtctatcatatttttttcatctaaaaatgaaattaaagtaACCTCTGATGTCTTGTTTCAGGATCTTAAGCCTAATAACCTTGCTGTGGATGAAAACTGTGAATTGAAGGTAGACACAATGTTTAGATATACAACAAACAATCATAATCCGATTATTTTGCTGTCTCTGTTTTCTATTGAGCTTTTCATCCTTCCTTCATCATTCCTACTAAAAGTAAGGggtgtgaaaatgttttcacacaCTTTTCCTTAGATCCTGGACTTTGGACTGGCAAGACACACAGAAACAGAGATGACAGGTTACGTGGTGACACGCTGGTACAGAGCCCCCGAGGTCATCTTGAACTGGATGCATTACACTCAGACAGGTAACCTCTGACCCCTTGACTCCGCCCTGCACATCGTGTTAAAGAATTTAAAGTCACCCGTAGGGTTGTATCTTGTAACTGTGTAactgttgtttgtttagttgATGTTTGGTCTGCTGGCTGTATCCTGGCTGAGATGATAACAGGAGTGGTGCTTTTCCCCGGCAATGACAGTATCCTTTATTTTCACTTGCTTATCTATAAAAGAGTGTTTTGTTCGTGCATCTTCGCCTTAACACTTTGTTAAGGTATGGATCAGCTCAAGAAGATCCTCAGCCTGACAGGGACACCGAGCTCAACGCTTGTTCAGAAGATGCAAAGCAAAGatgtagaaaaaatataatcaaGCAATCAAATTATGTTTACCTGTTGCCTGTGTTTTGAATTATGTGTCATATGATGATTTGGTGTTTGTAGGCCCAGTCATACATCAGGTCACTCCCAGTCCAGAGGAAAAAAGCCTTCAAAGATGTCTTTCCAGCTATGGATCCTGATGGTATGTATTTTAAATCACCTAGAGAAATGATTTAACACCAATTATTTACCAATGCCATATTTCAAACTCTGGTGCAATTGATTGCCTTTATATTACGAAATGTCGCCCCCTGGTGGTTGGCCTGTAGtaaaagggatactccacccaaaatgaaaattctgttatcatttacttaccctctagtctagttgtttcaaacctgtataaatgtagtATAGGAtactatagtaggaaacatttttgtatctttttttctgttgaacacaaaattagatttttaatcaattttacaATGTTGGGaagcaaaaagttctggggcacctctGACCACcattatattttttcctactatggtagttaataaTGTCCCAGAATTGTCAGTTGCTTACATgtttccaaaaatctttcaacataacaaagacatttacacagggTTGTaacagaatgacagaattttcatttttaggtggaGTAGCCCTTTAACAGATACAATCTGTGCTGTGCTTCACAGCTTCTTGCCAAGGAGTTTAGATCTTATATTTGCGTTTCACCTTTCTCTAACTAACCCAgctctgttattttatttacagccCTTGATCTGTTAGAAGACATGCTGATTTTGGACCCGGAGGTCAGACTTACTGCAAAAGACGCACTGTCACAGCGGTATCTGTCTGAGTTCCATGACCCTGAAAATGAGCCCATCTCACCACCATATGACGATTCTTTTGAGAGTCTAGAACTGGCCGTCAGCGAATGGAAGAGTGAGACCAACAACATGCACACATATAGGCCCTATCTATATGGTTGTGTACTTGTAGCTTGtaactttgacaaaaaacgatttcattttgattttatatacatttgaagTTTACAGACGTTCCCTGTTTAAAAATTGCATACACCCTCTAGTATGTCAATTTAGAATATTAGTTGACAAAATGTGTAGCATTTCTAAATAACGTGTGATGTGTAAATAACTACGTTAGCAATTCTCATCAATGACTCATTTTGAACTGAAAGGATTATTGTCCCATCAAATGCAGTTTAGAAAGAGAAAACGTCCAATAATCTTTAAGCTGTATTAAACCATTCTGTTTAATGTCCCTTCTGTCCAAATTTGACCAAAGGTTTTGTGTCTTATTATCTCCCACAGGTCTAATCCATATGGAGATTATGACATTCGACCCAGACAACCCCAGAGTGACGGCAACATAATATTTAAACAGATCTGAAGAGCAACCAACACTCCAAAGAATAACAGACAgtgttta includes the following:
- the zgc:171775 gene encoding STKc_p38 domain-containing protein, whose translation is MEGHSEVIFTHKCTSKTNASMASPLKAGFQRLEIQKTIWDVPDLYTSLKPVGSGAYGTVCSAIDQKTMEKVAIKKLYRPFQSLIHAKRAYRELRLLRHIQHDNVICLLNVFTPDSSPEKFDTFYMVMPFVARDLGHIMKRKQLTSKVITYLFYQILRGLKYIHSAGIIHRDLKPNNLAVDENCELKILDFGLARHTETEMTGYVVTRWYRAPEVILNWMHYTQTVDVWSAGCILAEMITGVVLFPGNDSMDQLKKILSLTGTPSSTLVQKMQSKDAQSYIRSLPVQRKKAFKDVFPAMDPDALDLLEDMLILDPEVRLTAKDALSQRYLSEFHDPENEPISPPYDDSFESLELAVSEWKSLIHMEIMTFDPDNPRVTAT